One Desulfovibrio fairfieldensis genomic window carries:
- a CDS encoding TraB/GumN family protein has product METEFLARINALARVPEHSLPLMRAMSRGAPLRVGPYLFWAAEDWLMAVAYPLRGKYSHTAFEAALDEALEKSGAVSCWAVGPDLPPRLHAHIVDRDRYYLLSARAEPPARLRGVLRRAAAALRVEEGREFTPAHRRLWAEFMGRADRKEARPLAPHVRELYARTPEALAEADGALCLLNAWDQEGRLAACLLLDDAPEKFCSYVLGAHSRAQYTPHAADLLFAAMLEKTRRAGKRYVHLGLGVNEGILRFKRKWGGRPYLPYVMAAWEEKTRAARNDTARALTLALLRAAAAPSPSLPSPENARPDQRPFAMLWEVEKNGRVSWLGGTAHFFCYSFETSFIRLFRKVDNVLFEGPLDEDALAAVDQAGKRLPPEHKALLEMLAEEEIRRLERVVRGPEGPLVRWLGMEAARKADVRWLLRHARPWCAFFSLWTAFLERQGWCGSVDMEAWRIAHDMGKNVIGMENLEEQLASLESVPVERVLRFFRACEGWKAQSRRNMRAYLAGDLERMMGSSAEFPTRTEYVVNVRDQRFRERMRPYLEEGRCVVFVGAAHLVNLRRMLAEDGFRVRRCLPGLGHKLRALWRGDAEVRW; this is encoded by the coding sequence ATGGAAACCGAGTTTCTTGCCCGTATCAACGCCCTGGCCCGCGTGCCGGAGCATTCTCTGCCGCTCATGCGGGCCATGTCGCGGGGTGCGCCCCTTCGTGTGGGGCCGTATCTTTTTTGGGCCGCCGAGGACTGGCTCATGGCCGTGGCCTATCCCCTGCGCGGCAAATACAGCCACACGGCCTTTGAGGCGGCCCTTGACGAAGCCCTGGAGAAAAGCGGGGCCGTGAGCTGCTGGGCCGTGGGCCCGGATCTGCCGCCGCGTCTGCATGCTCATATTGTCGATCGCGACCGCTACTATCTGCTTTCGGCGCGGGCCGAGCCCCCGGCCCGGCTGCGCGGCGTGTTGCGCCGCGCGGCTGCCGCGCTGCGGGTGGAGGAGGGCCGCGAGTTCACTCCGGCCCATCGGCGGCTCTGGGCGGAGTTTATGGGGCGCGCGGACCGGAAAGAGGCCAGGCCGCTGGCCCCGCATGTACGCGAACTGTACGCCCGCACTCCCGAGGCTCTGGCTGAAGCGGACGGCGCGCTGTGCCTGCTCAACGCCTGGGATCAGGAAGGTCGCCTTGCCGCCTGCCTGCTGCTGGACGACGCGCCGGAAAAATTCTGCTCCTATGTGCTCGGCGCGCATTCCCGCGCGCAGTATACGCCCCACGCGGCGGACCTGCTGTTCGCGGCCATGCTGGAAAAGACCCGCCGGGCGGGCAAGCGCTATGTGCACCTGGGCCTGGGCGTCAATGAAGGTATTTTGCGCTTCAAGCGCAAATGGGGCGGCAGGCCCTATCTGCCCTATGTCATGGCCGCCTGGGAGGAAAAAACGCGTGCCGCGCGCAACGATACGGCCCGCGCGTTGACCCTGGCCCTGCTGCGCGCCGCTGCCGCACCCTCGCCGTCACTGCCGTCGCCGGAGAACGCGCGGCCCGACCAGCGTCCCTTTGCCATGCTCTGGGAAGTGGAAAAAAACGGCAGAGTGTCCTGGCTTGGCGGCACGGCCCACTTCTTCTGCTATTCCTTTGAGACGTCCTTTATCCGCTTGTTTCGCAAGGTGGACAACGTGCTGTTTGAAGGCCCGCTGGACGAGGACGCCCTGGCCGCCGTGGACCAGGCGGGCAAACGGTTGCCGCCGGAGCACAAAGCGCTGCTGGAAATGCTCGCCGAGGAGGAAATCCGTCGCCTGGAACGGGTGGTGCGCGGCCCGGAGGGCCCGCTGGTCCGCTGGCTGGGCATGGAAGCCGCGCGCAAGGCGGACGTGCGCTGGCTGTTGCGCCATGCCCGGCCCTGGTGCGCCTTTTTCTCTCTCTGGACCGCCTTTCTGGAGCGGCAGGGCTGGTGCGGTTCCGTGGATATGGAGGCTTGGCGCATCGCCCACGATATGGGCAAGAACGTGATCGGCATGGAAAATCTGGAAGAACAGCTGGCCTCGCTGGAGTCGGTGCCCGTGGAGCGGGTGCTGCGTTTTTTCCGGGCCTGCGAAGGCTGGAAGGCCCAGTCCCGCCGGAACATGCGCGCCTATCTGGCCGGGGATCTTGAGCGGATGATGGGCTCCAGCGCGGAATTTCCCACCCGCACGGAATATGTGGTCAATGTCCGCGATCAACGCTTCCGGGAGCGCATGCGGCCGTATCTGGAAGAAGGCCGATGCGTGGTTTTCGTGGGCGCGGCTCATCTGGTCAATCTGCGCCGCATGCTGGCGGAAGACGGCTTCCGGGTGCGCCGTTGCCTGCCCGGCCTTGGGCACAAACTGCGCGCGCTTTGGCGCGGAGACGCGGAGGTGCGCTGGTGA
- the polA gene encoding DNA polymerase I, which translates to MSLKERLGLASDPIFLMDGSAFIYRGFFANKNMQRSDGFPTNALVVVTRVLLRILREERPRHFVFVKDGKGKNFRHDIFPLYKANRDAMPEDLARQIEPILRMVHALGLKLEVSEGCEADDCIASLAARFSSERPVVIVSGDKDLKQCLGPNVYMWDPAAREEKLLNEAEFRAESGVSPAQWPDVQALVGDASDNIPGVPGIGPKTARQIFEICPSLEDIRDHFVLLPPKIQDKMRGHLEDMFIWRELTTLSLKACESLTLDDMAVRPLNVPECRALAEEFELFALRREMASLLRRQSDEDAAAPPRPGARTEDAASGAEGAAAQKAGAQSVSFAAASSGGVSRSQTRTGAQMSLLDAVEEPLAPELSDVAALPDCAGRHVALIWPQGPKQPPHLAVGDPLSETTEPAEYCWTGRMDMLCAWLQSARRLVVADLKALLTAAPCWRNLPLGETPPRCFDLGLAAYLLNPEESDYGWPRLAARWGAALKPEGGGPARLALAMAEALEDRLVRDGLRELYNTLELPLTPVLAEMEGRGVAIDAAAFQAFLSDVQHELDRLTAEVYAAAGTTFNIRSAQQLGDVLFKTLNLPSPRKTKGGQASTSQQTLEKLAGRHAVVDSILQFRKLEKMRSTYLDPLPRLVDGQGRIHTTFNQKATATGRLSSSNPNLQNIPVRGPLGKRMRACFIAGPGRTLVSADYSQVELRVLAHMSQDAALLDAFRQGEDIHARTAALIYDLQAGEVSPDQRRNAKTINFGLIYGMGAQKLGQELKISTAEAKEFITRYFERLTGLKAFYENVEATAKRQGYVTTLGGRRRLLPDILSANGQAFALARRQAINTVIQGSAADIIKLAMLAVAHDAELRRMDARLLLQVHDELLLETPEATAEAAGARVAALMSSVAPGGETLSVPLVVDWGVGHDWGTAH; encoded by the coding sequence ATGTCACTGAAAGAACGCCTGGGCCTAGCCTCTGATCCCATATTTCTGATGGACGGTTCCGCCTTCATTTATCGCGGCTTTTTCGCCAATAAAAATATGCAGCGCTCCGACGGTTTTCCCACCAACGCCCTGGTGGTGGTGACCCGCGTGCTGCTGCGCATCCTGCGCGAGGAGCGGCCCCGGCATTTCGTCTTCGTCAAAGACGGCAAGGGCAAAAATTTTCGCCACGATATCTTTCCGCTGTACAAGGCCAACCGCGACGCCATGCCCGAGGATCTGGCCCGGCAGATCGAGCCCATCCTGCGCATGGTGCATGCCCTGGGCCTCAAGCTGGAAGTCTCGGAGGGCTGCGAGGCCGATGACTGCATCGCCTCCCTGGCGGCCCGTTTTTCTTCCGAGCGCCCGGTGGTCATCGTCAGCGGCGACAAGGATCTGAAACAATGCCTGGGGCCCAACGTCTATATGTGGGATCCGGCGGCGCGCGAGGAAAAACTTCTCAACGAAGCCGAATTCCGGGCCGAGAGCGGGGTGAGCCCGGCCCAGTGGCCCGACGTGCAGGCCCTGGTGGGCGACGCCAGCGACAATATCCCCGGCGTGCCGGGCATCGGCCCCAAGACCGCGCGCCAGATTTTCGAGATCTGTCCCAGCCTGGAGGACATCCGGGATCATTTCGTCCTGCTGCCGCCCAAAATCCAGGACAAGATGCGCGGCCATCTGGAGGATATGTTCATCTGGCGGGAGCTGACCACCTTGTCGCTCAAGGCCTGCGAAAGCCTGACCCTGGACGACATGGCCGTGCGGCCGCTGAATGTGCCGGAATGCCGGGCTCTGGCCGAGGAATTCGAACTCTTTGCCCTGCGCCGGGAAATGGCATCGCTGCTGCGCCGCCAGAGCGATGAGGATGCGGCCGCGCCGCCGCGTCCGGGCGCGCGGACAGAGGATGCCGCGTCCGGAGCCGAGGGGGCCGCCGCGCAGAAAGCCGGTGCGCAAAGCGTTTCGTTCGCTGCGGCGTCATCCGGCGGCGTCTCGCGGTCCCAGACCCGCACGGGCGCGCAGATGAGCCTGCTGGATGCCGTTGAAGAACCTCTGGCCCCGGAACTCTCGGATGTCGCCGCCCTGCCGGACTGCGCGGGCCGCCATGTGGCCCTGATCTGGCCGCAGGGTCCCAAGCAGCCGCCGCATCTGGCCGTGGGCGATCCGCTGTCCGAGACGACGGAGCCTGCGGAATACTGCTGGACCGGGCGCATGGACATGCTCTGCGCCTGGCTGCAGTCGGCCCGGCGGCTGGTGGTGGCCGATCTCAAGGCCCTGCTGACCGCCGCGCCCTGTTGGCGCAATCTGCCTCTGGGCGAAACGCCGCCGCGCTGTTTCGACCTGGGCTTGGCCGCCTATCTGCTCAATCCCGAGGAAAGCGATTACGGCTGGCCCCGCTTGGCCGCGCGCTGGGGGGCGGCTCTGAAACCCGAGGGCGGGGGTCCGGCCCGGCTGGCTCTGGCCATGGCCGAAGCCCTGGAGGATCGTTTGGTCCGCGACGGGCTGCGCGAGCTTTACAATACGCTGGAACTGCCTCTTACCCCGGTGCTGGCCGAAATGGAAGGGCGCGGCGTGGCTATCGACGCCGCCGCGTTCCAGGCCTTTCTCTCCGACGTACAGCACGAGCTGGACCGCCTCACCGCCGAGGTCTACGCGGCGGCGGGAACGACCTTCAACATCCGTTCGGCCCAGCAGCTGGGCGATGTGCTCTTCAAGACCCTGAATCTGCCCTCGCCGCGCAAAACCAAGGGCGGGCAGGCTTCCACCAGCCAGCAGACTTTGGAAAAACTGGCCGGACGCCACGCTGTGGTGGACAGCATTCTGCAATTCCGCAAACTGGAGAAGATGCGCTCCACCTATCTGGACCCGCTGCCGCGCCTGGTGGACGGGCAGGGGCGCATCCATACCACCTTCAATCAGAAGGCCACGGCCACCGGGCGGCTGTCTTCCAGTAATCCCAACTTGCAGAATATTCCCGTGCGCGGCCCGCTGGGTAAGCGCATGCGGGCCTGCTTCATCGCCGGGCCGGGCCGTACCCTGGTTTCCGCCGACTATTCCCAGGTGGAACTGCGCGTGCTGGCCCATATGTCCCAGGACGCGGCCCTGCTGGACGCCTTCCGCCAGGGCGAGGACATTCACGCCCGCACCGCGGCCCTGATCTATGACCTGCAGGCCGGTGAGGTCAGCCCGGACCAGCGCCGCAATGCCAAGACCATCAATTTCGGCCTGATCTACGGCATGGGCGCGCAAAAGCTGGGCCAGGAACTCAAGATCAGCACCGCCGAGGCCAAGGAATTTATTACCCGCTATTTTGAACGGCTCACGGGCCTCAAGGCTTTTTACGAGAACGTGGAGGCCACGGCCAAACGCCAGGGCTACGTGACCACCCTGGGCGGCCGCCGCCGTCTGTTGCCCGACATTCTTTCGGCCAACGGCCAGGCCTTTGCCCTGGCCCGGCGGCAGGCCATTAATACGGTCATCCAGGGCTCGGCCGCGGACATCATCAAGCTGGCCATGCTGGCCGTGGCCCATGACGCGGAACTGCGGCGCATGGACGCCCGCCTTCTCTTGCAGGTGCATGACGAACTGTTGCTGGAAACGCCCGAAGCCACGGCCGAAGCGGCCGGTGCGCGGGTGGCCGCCCTGATGAGCTCGGTGGCTCCGGGCGGCGAGACGCTTTCCGTGCCTCTGGTGGTGGATTGGGGGGTGGGGCATGATTGGGGCACCGCCCACTAG
- a CDS encoding MlaE family ABC transporter permease — translation METSPQVTASAQGPLWLVSVGGRWNMEEPWPEEADAALAGIADQRVRELRLEANGLGRWDTSLLVFLVQMVKAARARKLDVDLALPEGLERLLHMAFAVPAQEGAARKKSDATFLSGLGDAALSLPPTVGDFLSFCGEVTLSIWRLFLGRSKMRSQDFVAAMYECGVQALPIISVTSMLFGLILAFVGAVQLTQFGAQIYVAGLVGIGMLRVMGAVMVGVVMSGRVGAAYAALIGTMQVNEEVDALATLGISPVDFLVLPRVLALTAMVPLLTLYADLMGVLGGYLVGVMMLDLNPMEYINATTQMVPFKHVLIGLVYGTVFGVVIAVAGCYQGMRCGRSAQAVGQATTTAVVHSIVGIIVATAAITVICNVLGV, via the coding sequence ATGGAAACAAGTCCGCAAGTGACAGCTTCGGCTCAAGGGCCGCTCTGGCTCGTAAGCGTGGGCGGCCGCTGGAATATGGAAGAGCCGTGGCCCGAGGAAGCCGACGCTGCCCTGGCCGGCATTGCGGACCAGCGCGTGCGCGAATTGCGCCTGGAAGCAAATGGTCTGGGCCGGTGGGACACCAGTCTGCTGGTCTTTCTGGTGCAGATGGTCAAGGCCGCGCGCGCCCGCAAGCTGGATGTGGATCTGGCTCTGCCCGAAGGACTGGAACGCCTGCTGCACATGGCCTTCGCCGTTCCCGCGCAGGAAGGCGCGGCCCGCAAAAAAAGCGACGCGACGTTTTTGTCCGGCCTGGGGGACGCGGCCCTGAGTCTGCCGCCCACGGTCGGGGACTTTCTTAGTTTTTGCGGCGAGGTGACGCTCTCCATCTGGCGGCTTTTTCTGGGCCGGTCCAAGATGCGCAGCCAGGATTTCGTGGCCGCCATGTATGAATGCGGGGTGCAGGCCCTGCCCATCATCTCCGTCACCAGCATGCTTTTCGGCCTGATCCTGGCCTTTGTGGGCGCGGTGCAGCTGACCCAGTTCGGCGCGCAGATCTATGTGGCGGGCCTGGTGGGCATCGGCATGCTGCGGGTCATGGGCGCGGTGATGGTGGGCGTGGTCATGTCGGGCCGGGTGGGCGCGGCCTACGCCGCGCTTATCGGCACCATGCAGGTCAACGAAGAGGTGGACGCCCTGGCGACTCTGGGCATCTCGCCCGTGGACTTTCTGGTGCTGCCGCGCGTACTGGCGCTCACGGCCATGGTGCCCCTGCTGACGCTCTACGCCGACCTCATGGGCGTGCTGGGCGGCTATCTGGTGGGTGTCATGATGCTGGACCTCAATCCCATGGAATACATCAACGCCACCACCCAGATGGTGCCCTTCAAGCATGTGCTCATCGGCCTGGTTTACGGTACGGTTTTCGGGGTGGTCATTGCCGTGGCCGGTTGTTACCAGGGCATGCGCTGCGGCCGCAGCGCCCAGGCCGTGGGACAGGCCACCACCACGGCGGTGGTCCATTCCATTGTGGGCATCATCGTGGCCACGGCCGCCATCACCGTCATCTGCAACGTACTGGGCGTCTGA
- a CDS encoding ABC transporter ATP-binding protein has protein sequence MGKDNTQTAGGSGPGEREIRVSVRGLQVGYGSFVLMRNVEFDVRAGDVFFIMGGSGCGKSTLLRVLMGLKPPQAGQVLYGGTDFWGGGEDVRRKIMRHAGVLFQGGALWSSMTLAENVGLPLQQYTDLDDEEIREQASLKLALAGLAGFEDYYPSEISGGMRKRAGLARALALDPQILFLDEPSAGLDPVSSHLLDELILELRDTLGTTFVIVSHELASIFAIASNSIFLDAQTRSVTARGNPNELVRDPHTEKRALLFLTRGGERRGEDSARDDAGAATPDKDTSE, from the coding sequence ATGGGCAAAGACAACACCCAAACGGCGGGCGGCTCCGGGCCGGGCGAACGCGAGATCCGGGTCAGCGTGCGCGGCCTGCAAGTGGGCTACGGCTCCTTTGTGCTCATGCGCAATGTGGAATTCGACGTGCGCGCCGGAGACGTTTTTTTCATTATGGGCGGTTCGGGATGCGGCAAAAGCACGTTGCTGCGGGTGCTCATGGGACTCAAGCCCCCCCAGGCCGGGCAAGTGCTTTACGGGGGCACGGATTTCTGGGGCGGCGGCGAGGACGTGCGCCGGAAAATCATGCGCCACGCGGGCGTGCTCTTCCAAGGCGGGGCGTTATGGAGCTCCATGACCCTGGCCGAAAACGTGGGCCTGCCCCTGCAACAGTATACGGATCTGGACGACGAGGAAATCCGCGAACAGGCCTCGCTCAAGCTGGCCCTGGCCGGGCTGGCCGGATTTGAGGATTATTATCCCTCGGAAATCAGCGGCGGCATGCGCAAGCGCGCCGGTCTGGCCCGCGCCCTGGCCCTGGATCCCCAGATCCTCTTCCTGGACGAGCCCTCGGCCGGTCTGGACCCGGTCAGCTCCCACCTGCTGGACGAGCTGATTCTGGAATTGCGGGACACGCTGGGCACCACCTTTGTGATCGTCTCTCACGAACTGGCCAGCATTTTCGCCATTGCCAGCAACAGCATTTTTCTGGACGCGCAGACCCGTTCTGTCACAGCCAGGGGCAATCCCAACGAACTGGTGCGCGATCCCCATACCGAGAAGCGCGCCCTGCTCTTCCTGACCAGAGGCGGCGAACGCCGCGGAGAGGACTCCGCCCGTGACGACGCCGGGGCAGCCACGCCCGACAAGGATACGTCAGAATGA
- a CDS encoding MlaD family protein, protein MTSQAYKTMVGAFVLGGIGLFALGLVLLAGSRLFSNDLEYVLYFDGSVSGLSIGAPVVFRGVPMGSVTQISLVANSRDSNVTIPVHIRIDEKSIVRAGGRGISEAFQQEIVRRMVQRGLRARLQLQSLITGQYRIELDFHPDTPANFRSSTPDLEIPTIPSPIDTLQRTLAKLPLEQMVHSLDSILEDLAQALADGKLKEGIAAFAGTFAEAQRMLKDSPLRNAADSALQQIDGAARAVRQELPGALVAFREAMTNMAQAADQLRRVSGSAQDVLGRDSPAMNDLRRLLKESTAAARALRDLADLLERNPEALLKGRKGTR, encoded by the coding sequence ATGACTTCACAAGCATACAAAACCATGGTGGGCGCCTTTGTGCTCGGCGGCATCGGTCTCTTTGCCCTGGGCCTGGTTCTGCTGGCCGGGAGCCGCCTGTTCAGCAACGACCTCGAGTACGTGCTCTATTTTGACGGCTCGGTGAGCGGCCTTTCCATCGGCGCGCCCGTGGTCTTCCGCGGCGTGCCCATGGGCAGCGTCACCCAGATCAGCCTGGTAGCCAACTCGCGCGATTCCAACGTGACCATCCCGGTGCACATCCGCATTGACGAAAAAAGCATTGTGCGCGCCGGGGGCAGAGGCATCTCCGAGGCCTTTCAGCAGGAGATCGTCCGCCGCATGGTCCAGCGCGGCCTGCGCGCCCGGCTGCAACTGCAAAGCCTGATCACCGGCCAATACCGCATCGAGCTGGATTTCCACCCGGACACTCCGGCCAATTTCCGCTCCTCCACGCCGGATCTGGAAATTCCCACCATTCCCTCGCCCATTGATACGCTCCAGCGCACCCTGGCCAAACTGCCTCTGGAACAAATGGTCCATTCGCTGGATTCCATTCTGGAAGATCTGGCCCAGGCCCTGGCCGACGGCAAGCTCAAGGAAGGCATCGCCGCCTTTGCCGGCACCTTTGCCGAGGCGCAGCGGATGCTCAAGGACAGCCCCCTGCGCAATGCGGCGGACAGCGCCCTGCAGCAGATCGACGGCGCGGCCCGTGCCGTGCGCCAGGAACTGCCCGGCGCGCTGGTGGCCTTCCGCGAGGCCATGACCAACATGGCCCAGGCCGCCGACCAGTTGCGCAGGGTTTCGGGCTCGGCCCAAGATGTGCTGGGACGCGACTCGCCCGCCATGAACGATCTGCGCCGCCTGCTCAAGGAAAGCACCGCAGCGGCCCGTGCGCTGCGCGATCTCGCGGACCTGCTTGAACGCAACCCGGAAGCCCTGCTCAAGGGCAGAAAAGGAACACGCTGA
- a CDS encoding PqiC family protein has protein sequence MSRRIFLLAALLTLLTACGRSTPTNYYLLESSLGPVQADGLPAKSLRVAQVCVPEYLDRGGIVSRVDGQTQVIVAQFHAWAEPVSNGVRRVTQEVLTPPLLAEGINVLPSGDESSGDFTLLLDVQRLDGNFDDKAVLETRWTLRNRDNAILGRGIYASEEMVRGKTYDLLVGAESRLVRRMADYLAEKLPPLMRGKKS, from the coding sequence ATGTCACGCCGTATCTTTCTTCTGGCCGCGCTGCTGACCCTGCTGACCGCCTGCGGCCGCAGCACGCCCACCAACTACTATCTGCTGGAGAGCTCGCTGGGGCCGGTGCAGGCCGACGGCCTGCCCGCCAAAAGCCTGCGCGTGGCCCAGGTCTGCGTACCGGAGTATCTGGACCGCGGCGGCATTGTCAGCCGCGTGGACGGCCAGACCCAGGTGATCGTGGCCCAGTTCCACGCCTGGGCCGAACCCGTCAGCAACGGCGTGCGCCGCGTCACCCAGGAGGTGCTGACCCCGCCGCTGCTGGCCGAGGGCATCAATGTGCTGCCCTCCGGCGACGAAAGCAGCGGCGATTTCACCCTGTTGCTGGACGTGCAGCGCCTGGACGGCAATTTTGACGACAAGGCCGTGCTGGAAACGCGCTGGACGCTCCGGAACAGGGACAACGCCATCCTCGGCCGAGGCATTTACGCCTCCGAGGAAATGGTGCGGGGCAAAACCTACGACCTGCTGGTGGGCGCGGAAAGCCGTCTGGTGCGCCGTATGGCGGACTATCTGGCCGAAAAGCTGCCGCCGCTGATGCGCGGGAAAAAGTCATGA
- a CDS encoding HD-GYP domain-containing protein → MSAVVSDAAPAPSRVLIVDDAPENLRILSESLRGDYTIMFAKNGRDALRLADGKPTPDLILLDVIMPGMNGYEVCRRLKESARTRDIPVMFITAQNEEIDEAEGLSLGAQDYIKKPFQASLVRSRVANQLEFKRYRDHLKELVDERTRQLALTQEATIHAMASLAEWRDPETGAHIKRTQNYVRALAEYMATLPQYADRLDADAISWLYLSAPLHDVGKVAIADAVLQKPGPLTDEEYEAMKEHTVRGRAVLASAEQVLGGNSFLRVASDIAYCHHERWDGKGYPRGLKGDEIPLSARLMSVADVYDALRSQRVYKPPMNHEMAAKIILAGRGTQFAPDVVDAFATIQNRFRDIAERYSDQDDADKRVDAPV, encoded by the coding sequence ATGAGCGCCGTTGTTTCCGACGCCGCTCCCGCGCCCAGCCGCGTGCTGATCGTGGACGACGCGCCGGAAAACCTGCGCATTCTGAGTGAAAGCCTGCGCGGGGACTATACCATCATGTTTGCCAAAAACGGCCGGGACGCCCTGCGTCTGGCCGATGGCAAACCCACGCCGGATCTTATCCTGCTGGACGTAATCATGCCCGGCATGAACGGCTATGAAGTCTGCCGCCGGCTCAAGGAGTCGGCGCGCACCCGCGACATCCCGGTCATGTTCATCACAGCCCAGAACGAGGAGATCGACGAGGCCGAGGGCCTTTCCCTGGGCGCGCAGGATTATATCAAAAAGCCCTTTCAGGCTTCGCTGGTGCGCAGCCGCGTGGCCAACCAGCTGGAATTCAAACGCTATCGCGACCATCTCAAGGAACTGGTGGACGAACGCACCCGGCAGCTGGCCCTGACCCAGGAAGCCACCATTCACGCCATGGCCAGCCTGGCCGAATGGCGCGACCCGGAAACCGGCGCGCACATCAAACGCACCCAGAATTACGTCCGGGCTCTGGCCGAATATATGGCTACCCTGCCCCAATACGCGGACCGTCTTGATGCGGACGCCATTTCCTGGCTCTATCTGTCCGCGCCTCTGCACGACGTGGGCAAGGTGGCCATTGCCGACGCCGTGCTGCAAAAGCCGGGACCACTCACGGACGAAGAGTACGAGGCCATGAAGGAGCATACCGTACGCGGACGCGCAGTGCTGGCTTCGGCCGAGCAGGTGCTGGGCGGCAATTCCTTTTTGCGGGTTGCCAGCGATATCGCCTATTGCCATCACGAACGCTGGGACGGCAAGGGCTACCCGCGCGGGCTCAAAGGCGATGAGATTCCCCTTTCGGCCCGGCTGATGAGCGTGGCCGACGTCTACGACGCCCTGCGCAGCCAGCGCGTCTACAAGCCGCCCATGAATCATGAGATGGCCGCTAAAATCATCCTGGCCGGACGCGGCACGCAGTTCGCTCCGGATGTGGTGGACGCCTTCGCAACCATCCAGAACCGGTTCCGGGACATTGCGGAGCGCTATTCCGATCAGGATGACGCAGACAAGCGCGTCGACGCCCCCGTGTAA
- a CDS encoding GNAT family N-acetyltransferase, with protein MWNNDAGKVDEQGVHRLFQLVFQEENKMLRQAVAADLDHIEEGYQEHFLHEREHGAFTVFQEGVYPTIEDAKRALLAGALFVCEEGDILAGSIIADTRQPDEYGEINWPSRAADEKVMVIHLVIVRPGMAGKGIGSSLVNYALEIAKQRSCEAVRLDTGSQNIPAVSLYRKLGFELAGTTSMKVGGLIAHDRHLFFEKRLYYNAKSSAGASAR; from the coding sequence ATGTGGAATAACGACGCTGGAAAAGTTGATGAACAGGGCGTTCATCGGCTTTTCCAGCTTGTTTTTCAAGAGGAGAACAAAATGCTGAGACAGGCAGTCGCCGCGGATCTGGATCATATAGAAGAAGGATATCAGGAGCATTTTTTACATGAAAGAGAACACGGCGCATTTACCGTCTTTCAGGAGGGGGTTTATCCAACAATAGAAGACGCGAAGAGAGCTTTGCTGGCCGGGGCCTTATTTGTATGCGAAGAGGGCGATATTCTGGCGGGCAGCATCATTGCCGATACGCGGCAGCCGGATGAATATGGGGAAATAAACTGGCCGAGTCGGGCGGCAGACGAAAAAGTAATGGTCATCCATCTGGTTATTGTACGCCCCGGCATGGCAGGAAAAGGCATTGGTTCGTCACTTGTAAATTACGCGCTGGAAATAGCCAAACAGCGTTCATGCGAGGCAGTCAGACTTGACACAGGCTCACAAAACATTCCCGCTGTTTCCTTATACAGGAAGCTGGGGTTTGAGCTGGCGGGGACTACCAGCATGAAGGTCGGCGGGTTGATTGCTCACGATAGGCATCTCTTTTTTGAAAAAAGACTATACTACAACGCGAAAAGCAGCGCGGGCGCATCTGCGCGCTGA
- the grpE gene encoding nucleotide exchange factor GrpE, with the protein MRRHTMQSYMRSAQAGEEFQDEAGEGRPEQEGMSPDNNGWDNALRDEALMPEDAGAAADQAQADAEARLKAEVEELRLRAAAEMENFKKRLTREHQEQMRYAAENVLSDLLPTLDNLDLALQYGSKHEACKDMLQGVAMTRKLLREAVTKHGLTPLGEEGEEFNPEVHEAVGFDARPDFASGAVARVLQRGYKLGDRLLRPAKVMINQ; encoded by the coding sequence ATGCGGCGTCATACGATGCAGTCATATATGCGGTCGGCCCAGGCCGGTGAGGAATTTCAGGACGAGGCCGGTGAAGGCCGTCCGGAGCAGGAGGGCATGAGCCCGGATAACAACGGATGGGATAACGCCTTGCGCGACGAAGCCCTTATGCCGGAAGACGCGGGCGCCGCGGCGGACCAAGCCCAGGCTGACGCCGAGGCGCGCCTCAAGGCCGAGGTTGAGGAACTGCGCCTGCGCGCCGCCGCGGAAATGGAAAATTTCAAAAAGCGTCTTACCCGGGAACATCAGGAACAGATGCGTTACGCGGCCGAAAACGTGCTCAGCGATCTGTTGCCCACGCTGGACAATCTGGATCTGGCCCTGCAATACGGCAGTAAGCACGAAGCCTGCAAGGACATGCTTCAGGGCGTGGCCATGACCCGCAAGCTGTTGCGGGAGGCGGTGACGAAGCACGGTCTGACGCCGCTGGGCGAAGAGGGCGAGGAATTCAACCCGGAAGTGCATGAAGCCGTGGGCTTTGATGCCCGGCCGGATTTTGCCTCCGGCGCTGTGGCCCGCGTGCTCCAGCGGGGCTACAAGCTGGGCGACCGTCTGCTGCGCCCGGCCAAGGTGATGATCAATCAGTAA